In a genomic window of Polyodon spathula isolate WHYD16114869_AA chromosome 21, ASM1765450v1, whole genome shotgun sequence:
- the LOC121296425 gene encoding histone H3.3A-like gives MARTKQTARKSTGGKAPRKQLATKAARKSAPSTGGVKKPHRYRPGTVALREIRRYQKSTELLIRKLPFQRLVREIAQDFKTDLRFQGAAIGALQEASEAYLVGLFEDTNLCAIHAKRVTIMPKDIQLARRIRGERA, from the exons ATGGCCCGTACAAAACAGACGGCGCGTAAATCCACTGGTGGCAAGGCCCCGAGGAAACAGCTGGCAACCAAGGCAGCCAGGAAGAGTGCGCCATCTACCGGTGGAGTGAAGAAGCCCCATCGTTACAG GCCTGGTACTGTGGCTCTGAGAGAGATCAGGCGGTACCAGAAGTCGACAGAGTTGCTGATCCGCAAGCTTCCGTTCCAGAGACTGGTGAGGGAGATTGCGCAGGACTTCAAGACTGACCTGAGGTTCCAGGGTGCTGCTATTGGAGCCCTTCAG GAGGCTAGTGAGGCATACCTGGTTGGACTGTTTGAAGATACCAACTTGTGTGCCATTCACGCCAAGCGAGTCACTATCATGCCCAAAGACATCCAGCTGGCACGCAGGATACGAGGGGAAAGGGCTTAG